The DNA segment CATAGCCTCCTTAAATCGGGAAGGTATATGTATGGCAGTTTTTTGTCCCAAAAAGTATGTAAACTTTCGTGCCAATTCCTTGATATTTTCAAAAAATGAAAATGGTTTCAGAAATTGAAAAAATGTCGAAAAGAAAAATAAAAATATGTATAGTAGAAATATCAAAGAAATCCGACGTCGAATTTAGAAAAATGGAGGGGATACTATGGCAAATTTATCTGAAAAAATATTGATGGAAGATTCCATCTTGGATCCGCAGAAACGATGGATTCGCAGCAAAATTGGCGATTCGCCGTTAATTCCAGGAAACAGTGAGAAACCATCTCAGGCAATACTCAGGGAAGATTTGCGCTCTGGATTTAACACTGTCGGGGTTTTTCCCAGTGTTTCCACTACCTTGAAAATACTGGAACAGCTTGAGGAAGCTGGAATCCAGGAGGCAGAGATTGGTTATCCGCATACAAAGGAACATGTGGAATTCTTAAGGGAAGCGAAACGAAACGGCATAAAAATAAAACTGGGAGGCCATATCAATGTGCGAGCCAAGGATTACAGGCACAATATCGATATTGCGGCAGATGAAGGGTTTGACATGGTAAATCTGGTTGGATCCATCAATAGAATCCGAGGAAATTCAGAGCGTGGAAACAGTGAAGATGGAGAAAAGAGGGTCCTTGAGCAAGCCTGTGATGCAATCCAGTATGCAAAATCGAAGGGTATGTTGACATGTGTAGGCGGGGGGACGAATCGCTTGGATCATTTTATGACAGCATACAAAAGTTTTGCAGAAGCAGGAACCGACAGAGTGACTGTATATGATGGAAGAGGATGGTTTACGCCGGATACCATGCAGTTTCTTGTAAAATATGTAAGAGAGATCGTCGGTCCTGATATTAAAGTTTTCGTACATTGTCATAATGACTTCGGCCTGGCTGTTGCCAATACGGTAATGGGGATTAAAGCTGGAGCTGCGGGCGCTGATGTGACAATTAATGGAACAGGACATCGGACTGGCAATGCGCCTTTGGAGCAGGCAGCGGCAGCTCTGAAGGTTCTCTGTAATATAGAGACAGGAATTGACATGAGTAAGCTGTATGGTTTGAGTAAATTAGTGGAAGAACTGTATGGTATTCCGATTCCAAAGAATGCACCAATTACAGGAGAATATGCCTATTCCTATCTAGGTAGAAAAATCCCGTTTTGCCTGCGAGGGGACTGGTTGGTCTTTGAAAACATTGTAGCAGAGGAATTGGGGCAGAAACGTGAAATTATTTGGGGCGGTACAACACCGCCCGGGCGTCATGGAGCAATCCCGGTGAAGATAGAAGCTATGGGGCTCACAGCTACGGATGCACAGAGTGATGAAATTTATGAAAATATGATGGAGATTTGCAGAAAAAAGACATACGCAGATGACCGGGAAATGGAGGAAATTATCCGTAAGGTGCTGAAATAGAACGGAGGGAAAAAATGAAAAAGCAAGGATTTTTGCTGGAATTTCAAAGATATCTGTCCAAAATTCAGGATGAAAAGCTTCGCTTTGCAGTGCAGGCAGTCTGGGAAAATTTATTTAATAAAAGTGAGTGGAACAGTATTTATGATATTCCATCAGGGATTAATTGTACGGCCATCAGTCTTGTAAAGCATACATGTAATGTGACGGAATATGCGGTTAATTTGGCTGAAGTCTATGGAAAAGGATATAAAGAGCTGGATATAGACAGAGATTGTCTGATTGCCGGCTGCCTGCTTCATGACGTGGGTAAAATTTTAGAATATCATCCGGTTGTTGGCGGAGTACAAAAGACGGAAGAAGGACGTCTTTACGCAGATCAGTTTTTTGGAATCAATGAGGCGTTTCGTCAGGAAATTCCTGTGGAGGTCATTCATATGATCATCAGCAATTCGGAAAAAACAGGAAGGATCCCAACAACTCCGGAAGCCTTAATTTTGTATTTCTGTGAGAGAATTGACGAGGATATATGCAGTAAGATGGCAGGCCTCCCACTGCGGGCAAAGGACAAAAACTATTTAATTACCCATACCGAATAGGAGAAAGGAGTACAGGATGGACGGTACTTTCAAAATTGATGAATTTGAAATGCTCCTGGCTCAAATTCATAATGAAAAGCTGAAGGAGGATGTTTTGGAAATTTATCAGGAGATGCTGTCAGAAAGCAGCTTTGAGCATGTGAACGATGTCCCGATGATTCATGCAGATCCGACAAAGAAAAATACATTTCTGATACACCATGAGGCAGTCTGCACGGAAGCTGCATGGAGACTTGCAAAATGTGTTCAGGAGGCATACGGGGTTCGTCTCAATATGGATTTTCTGATAGCAGGAGATCTTCTGCATGATGCAAGTAAGTTTCTGGAATATTGGAAAAAAGATGAAGAAGTGGGCAAAACAAAACTCGGAAAGCTCTTAACCCACAGCATTTATGCAGCTCATAAGGCCTATGAAAAAGGAATGCCAAAAGAAATTGTACACATGATAATGGCGCATACACCAATTTACTCCGTTCCGGCAGCCAATATCGAGGCGTTTTTGGCCTACTACACTGATGTTTTGGATGGGGAACTGAGAAGAAATATAGTAGGTCTTCCGGTAAAAGCGAAAAAAACGGTTATGTAAAGGAGGAACGGTATGAAAATTTGGTATCAGATGGGCGGTACATACCGCTACGAAGACTTTTATAATGAATTTGGACAGCGGGTGGAGGAGCGCTGTCGGCAGGTTGTAAGGCCAGATACAGAGGTTTATGTGATAGGGCTTCCTAAAATGGAGCCTAAACTAGCACAGTACAAATTTATTGAGTATTATCACAAAAACCAGATTCTAAATAATATGTACAGAGCAAAGAAGGAAGGGTTTGACGCGTTTGTCATTGCTTTTCCCATGGATGGAGGTCTGGCAGAGGGAAGAGAAATTTTGGATATACCGGTTGTGGGAATTTTTCAGTCCGCATGTTTAATGGCTGCGATGATGGGATATCGTTTTACTGCCATAACTGGATCAGAATATCTGTGTGAAAGATACCGGCAGATGGCAGAACAGTATGGTTTTGGAAGCAGATATCTTTCAAACAATTATTGGTTTCCGGCTCCGCGGGAGGAAGCCTACCACTCATATGACAAAACAGAGGCATTTAAGGAAAAGTTTATTCCTGCGGCACGCCGGGCTATTGCAGATGGCGCATCAGTACTGCTTCCGTTTTCAAACGGTGTTCTCTCTATGGCGTACGCCTCAGGCCTGACGAAGACTGGTGTAGATGGGGTGCCTGTTCTGGATGCAGTCAGCATTGCTTTAAAGCAAGCAGAGATGCTGGTGGATTTAAAGCCATTCGGGATTCATGCTTCCAGAAAGCTTCAAGTTTACGGTCATCCAGACGACGAAATACTGAAACGGACGCTGGAAACTTATGGGAGTCATTTTTACATTGACAGAGAAGGTTAAAGCATTGCAGAAAGATGCGGGAAATGAAAGGAAGTGTATGTATGGAGATAGGATATTCGGTTATTTGCTTTGGTGTATATCTTGTGGTTGTGGTTCTGTGCATGCTGGCATTGAAAAAATCTATCATCACGAGTCTTTTAGCTGGATGGATCGTCCTTTTATTTATGTCAGGAAGAAATTTTGCAGTATATGCAGTGGATTCCGTTAAGTACAGTTTCACCCAGGAAAATGAATTCGCATTGATTATGTTTGGCTTAATGGGGTTTTTAATGGAACGTACTGGGATGGTAGGCAGAATTGTAAATATTCTGAATTCGATCTTTGGCCGTCTGCGGGGAGGTGCGGGATATGTCAATGTGCTTGGTTCTGCGGCCTATGGGGTCTGTGCTGGCTCTGTTATGGGAGGTTGTGCGACCATAGGGGCAGTAACTATTCCCTGGATGAATGAAACCGGTTTCAGCAGAGAGGATTCCAGTATTATTGCGACAGGAAATGCCGGACTTACCTCGGTGATTCCGCCAAGTTCCAGCTTTGCAATAATTTTATCCTGGCCAATTTTTGTATCCATGGGGCTGGCTTCAGGAAAGATGTATCTGGCAGGCCTGATATGCGGGTTTTATCTGGTAATTCTGAGGTTGGTTCAGTCGGCTTATATTGTCCGTCGTGCAGGAATTCCAAAACCATCAAAAGAATCAATTCCGGCCTTGGGGCCAACTTTCCGAAAAAATTGGACCGGCCTTACAATGTTTCTCGGGACAATTATCCCGGTTATGGTGACAACCGGAGCATTCAATACCTGGTTGAAAGCGCAGGAGACTTGGGGTTCTGCCGGAAACGGTGCTGTTTCTTTGATGACTTGGCTTCCTATGATGATCTGTGTAGTAATTATAATCGAAGGCTGGGCATATTTGCCGCACAGCATATCTGGATGGGCAGAGCTTTTAGGAAGTTCCATCGGCCGCTTTAAAGAACTCGGAAGTACGCTGCTTCTTGGATATTTTGCGGCGAGAGTGCTTTCCAAAATGGGACTTGCCGAGGAGATGGGGACATTGTTTGCGTCCATGAATGTCAATAAACTCCTTTTGATCTTTGTGATTCTTGCCATTATTTTTCTGGCCGCTGGTCCGTTAAGCCCGACCGTTATTATGAACTCCATTGGACCGATTGCTTTTTCCGGTCTCATCGCAGCGGGTGTGAATCCATATGCGGCAGGCGCTTCTATTTTAGGACTTGCCACTATGGGAAGCTGTATTCCGCCGTCTACACCTGCTCTTTATGTAGCAGGGGGTATCGCCGGATTAGAGGATGTGAAATCGTGCTTTAAAGATTTAATTTTTCTTTATGCGGTACCAAGCTTTATTTTAGTCTATTTTTACTGTGTTGGGATTATTCCAGGGTTTGTGGCTGCATAACGGCTGAGGAAGGAAAGGAGAACATCATGAAGAAACAAATTTATGATTTTTTACAGAAAATCTTTACAGTTACAATTGCAGTTACGTTCATTTTAGGCTTTATCTTGCTGGCAGTACAGCTGTTTGCACTTCTTACACTGAACGGAGCTATGGCAGCGGCTGTTTACGATATTTTGATTGATCCTATGTGCATTTTCGCAGCATTTACTGCAATCTGTGGTGCACTTCGTCCCTACCTCAAAGAGAAGGACAAAGGTAAGAGCTAAAGAAATGGAGAAGGAAAAAATGACAAAAAAAGTAATGGTGATTCTTGCGGATGGATGCGAAGAAAGCGAGGCGGCCACCATCATAGATGTAATGCGAAGAGCCGGATTTCGGTGTGATGGAGTCAGCATATGTGGCGAGATTGTCAGATGTCAGCATGGTATGAGACTTCTTGCAGATCAGGTGCTGACAGATTCTTTAAAAGAATATGAGACATATGACGCCGTAATACTTCCAGGTGGATGGAGTGGAACGGACAATATGAAGGCAGATGAGAGGCTGCTAAAACTACTTCAGTTTTATGCTGATGCTTCAGATCGATATCTTGCGGCGATGTGTGCAGCTCCTAGTGTATTAGCTTTTGCAGGCGTGACGAGGGGAAAAACATTGACTTCGTATCCTGATCCTAAATTGGAATCATTGTTTACAGATGCCAATTATGTGACAGACACAGTGGTAGTGGATGAAAAAGGACGACTGATTACTAGCCGCGGTCCTGGTACGGTTCTTCCATTTTCATTCGCCGTTGTTGATGCTTTAGGAGGGGACAGCAAAACAATTAAAGAAAGGTTTCTATACAGTGAGCTTAAAAATTGTATAGAATAGAGACGAAGGACTGAAACACTTTCATTATTATCCATAAATCTTATTGCCGGAGAGGCTTTAACATGTCGATCAACTCCATCATGCCGGCGATGATTTTGGGCTATGTTCTGATCCAGTTCTTAAAGCTTTCGGGGCTTATGGATGTAATCAGCGTTGTTTTCCAGCCGTTTATGGGCGTTTTCGGGCTTCCGGGAGCGGCTGTGGCAGTCCTGGTGGCGGCCTTTTTTGCAAAAGCCTCCGGCTGTTCCATGGCGGCACTCATGTACGCCGAGGGTACCCTGACACTTGGGCACTGCGCGATTCTGATGCCGGCCTGCATGCTGATGGGAACGCTGATCGGCGGCTATGCTAGGATCATCCTGGTGGCAGGCGCAAACAAAAAATATCACGGGATCCTGTTCCTTCTACCGCTCATCGACGCGGCTGCGGCGATGCTCATCATGCGGTTTGTGGTGGCGACGGCCGGAATTTGATGAAAGGATGTCCGGTGCCAGTCCTTTTAAGCTCTCTGTCGGATGCGGCAGAGGGCTTAATTTCTGTTCAGATGAGTTTACTTTCCCTGATGCATGGGATATAATGATAATGGGGATAAAGAAAACTTGAAATCTAAAGAATAGAAAGGAGAACTCATATGAATTTGGCGAAAATCTCTGCGAATGGTCAAATCACTGTACCAGTGGAAATAAGACGTCAGCTCGGTTTAAAATCCGGTGATAAAATTCTGTTCCTTCAAAAACAGAACGGCGAAATCGTTGTCAGCAATGCTTCTGCTGCGGCGATCCGCAAAGCACAGGTTGCTTTTGCAGGTGCCGCTGAGACGATGGGAATTTCCAGCGAGGAGGATATTCAGGCGCTGGTAGATGAGGTTCGTTACGGAAAGGAACGGTAAAATGCGGATACTGATTGATACGAACATTTTATTTTCTGCATTGGTATTTCCGCATTCAAAACCGGCAAAGACTTTGCTTTACGTTGCAGATAATCATGAAATTGTCTTGTGTGACCGTAATATTACGGAGTTGCGGGATATCCTGGGCCGGAAAGCACCGGAATATCTGCCGGATGCGGAAGTGCTTCTGGCGGAAATGTCCTATGAATTGATTCCTGCGGTCGACCATGCGGAAAAGCTGATACGCGATGCAAAAGACCAACCAATTTTGAATGCGGCTATCGTATCGGATGTTGACATCATCCTCACCGGCGACAAAGACTTCCTTAGTCTGGACATAGAGCACCCAAAGTGCATGACTGTCGCACAATTTCTTGAAAAAGAGGGCGCAGAAGTATGACCTTTGCAGCCTTTCTGACGCGATGCAAAAGCCAGGAAGTTTAGTGAAGGTTTACGGCCTGCCGAGACGATGGGCTATATATAGGAAACAGGGCTGCTGTGCCAGGAAATGAAAATCCTGGTGCGGCAGCTTTTTTTGTCCCAAAAACCACTCATATCCCCGCCCCATCTTCATATATTGAGATAAAGGAGCGTGGGACAATGGAGGCAGCAGACCTTAAAAAATACCTTGAGCGCGCCGCAGGCACGGCGGGGCTCCAGGAGATTCGGATCCGGGCAGGGCAGCCAGTTTTTCTTATCATCGACGGCGCCGAATGGGTGCTCGGGGAACAGGGGCTTCTTTCGGGAAGCGGGGCGAAAACAGCACCGAGAGCAGAAAAGCGTATCCTTAAGGAGCTTTTGGAAATCTTTGCCAGGCATTCCCTCTACGCCTACGAGGACGAAATCCGCCAGGGCTTTCTCACCATCGAAGGCGGACACCGGGTGGGGCTTTGCGGAAAGGCCGTCCTGGAGGGGGACAAGGTTCGCACCATCAAGGAGATTTCCAGCTTAAACATCCGCATCGCCCATGAGAAAAAGGGCTGTGCCGATGCGGTGTTTCCGTACCTTTTTGAAAACGGCGGCCTTGTGAACACGCTTCTCGTCTCGCCGCCCGGCGCGGGGAAAACGACAATGCTCCGGGACATGATCCGTCAGGTCTCCGACGGGAGCCGGTATGGGCCAGGCCGTTCCGTAGCCGTTGTGGACGAGCGGTCGGAGCTTGCGGCCTGCTTTTTGGGACAGCCCCAGTGTGACCTTGGCATGCGGACGGACGTGCTGGACGGCTGCCCGAAGGCCGTGGGAATGATGATGGCGATCCGTTCCATGGCGCCCTACGCGGTGGCTGTCGATGAAATCGGGACAAAGGAAGATCTTGAGGCCCTGCGCCAGGCGTCAAACTGCGGCTGCCGGATTCTGGCGACGGTTCACGGGAGCTCCGTCTTCGATCTGACAAACAAACCGGTGATTTCCGAGATGGTGAGGGAAAAGGTGTTCGCGCGGTACGTGGTGCTCGGGAAAAACCCGCATCCCGGAACAGTCATCGGGATTTATGATGAAAACAGGAGGGAGCTGATAAACGATGAGGTATCTTGGGATTGCGCTGATGGCCGCGTCCTTAACCGGGGCAGGTTTCCTCGCGGCAGGGCGCCTGCGGGAGCGGTTTGAAATCCTTTTGCTGTTTAAAAAGCTTGCATACGCCTTAAAAGGGGAGATCCTCTACTCCAATTCCACCCTGTCGGAGGCGCTTTTTGAGGTCGGCAGACGGTTTTTGGAGGGACGGAGCGGGCACTTAAAGGAACCGGGGCTTTTCTTTCTCCGGGTGAAGGAGCGGATGGAAAAAGAGCGCGGAACGCCGTTTTTCGTCCTATGGAAGGAGGAGGCGGGGAAGTTTCCGGCAGATTTTCCCATGGAAAAAGCGGACATGCAGGCGCTCTGCGGCCTGGGGGAGACGTTAGGGTACGCCGACCGGGACATGCAGGAGCGGACGCTTCTTTTATATTTAGAGCAGCTTGAGGATTCCATGGCGTATTTAAAAAAGGAAATGGACGCCAGGATGAAGCTCTTAAAAAGCCTGGGGGCGGCCGCCGGGCTGTTCCTGGCGGTAATCATGTTGTAAGGAGGATGGCATGGGGGTAAACCTGATTTTTAAAATTGCGGCAGTGGGGATTCTGGTATCGGTCATCTGCCAGGTGTTAAAGCACAGCGGGCGGGAAGACCAGGCCTTTCTCACGAGCCTGGCAGGCCTTGTGCTTGTCCTGTTCTGGATTGTCCCCTATATTTACGAGCTGTTTGAAACCATCAAAACCTTGTTTGCATTGTAGGGAGGCGGGTGCATGACAATCGTTCAGGCGGCAGTCATGGGGATTGCGGCAGTGGTGCTGGCTGTCCAGATTAAGCCGTTAAAGGGTGAGTATTCGGTCTACCTGATTTTAACGGCGGCCCTTGTCATCGGCTTTTTGGGTATTTCGAGACTCGACATCATCCTGGAGACAGCAAGGGAGATCGGAAGCTACATCCAGGTGCAGAACATCTATCTCGGGACGCTTTTAAAGATGGTGGGGATCACCTACATCGCCGAGTTTGCGGCCGGGATCTGCAAGGACGCCGGATTTTTTTCTCTCGGCACGCAGATCCAGATGTTCGGGAAGCTCTCGATTCTGGCCGTCAGCGCGCCGGTGTTATTGGCTCTTTTAGAGACTCTTAAGGTGTTTATGGAATGAAAAAGAGACGATGGATTTTTTTATGGAGCATGACGTTTTTCGTTTTTCTTATCGCCGTCTCTCCCATGAAGGTGCGCGGGGAAGAAATCGGCTTTTCCTTAGAGGACTTCGATGTTTCCGAAATCCAGGAATATCTGGACGAGAGCCTGGGGGCGGAAAACGGGATTTCCTTCGGGGAGCTGATGAAAAGCCTCATGGACGGGGATTTTCAGACGGCGGCGTCCGGCCTTTTGGAAAATGGAAAAGGAGCGCTGTTTTCCGAAATCCGCACCAACATGGGGCTCATGGCAAAGCTTGCCGTCCTTGCGGTGATCGGGGCCATTTTTTCCAACTTTTCCGGGATTTTTGGCTCCGGGCAGGTGTCGGAAACCGGATTTTATGTGGTTTACCTGCTCGCCATGACGTTTTTATCGGCCAGCTTTTTTGCAAGTGTTTCCGTGGCGGATCAGGTTTTTGAAAACATCCTGGAATTCATGCGGGTGCTGCTGCCGGCCTATTTCATGGCGGCAGCCATGGCAGGCGGGGCCGTCACATCGTCGGCCATGTGCACCGTCACCTTTGCGGCCATCGGCGCCGTCCAGGCGGTATTTTCCGGATTTTTAATCCCGCTCATGAAGGTGTACATGATGCTGGCGCTGGCAGGAAATTTATATAAGGAAGATATGATTTCCAGGATGACATCGCTTCTTAGGCAGTTTATTTTGTGGACGCTAAAAACCATGGTTGGACTGATTTTGGGATTCCACCTGATCCAGGGGCTTGTGCTTCCGCAGGCAGATGCCTTAAAAAATGCCTCTGCCATGCGGCTTGTGGAGCTGATTCCCGGCGTCGGGGCAGGCGCAGGCGCCGTCTCCCAGATCGTCATGGGCTCCGGGATCCTCATAAAAAATACGGCCGGGGCCGCCGGCGTCATCGTCCTTCTCGTGCTGGCGGCGGTGCCGGTCATCAAGCTCACGGTTTTGATGGCGCTCTATTACGGGACGGCGGCCGTGATCCAGCCGGTCTGTGACAAGCGGCTTTCCGCCTGCATTTCCGAGGTAGCCGGGGGACATGGGATTCTCCTTAAAATGGTGGGTTATTCCCTGGTTTTATTCGTGCTGACCATAGCAATTCTCTGCATTTCCACGAATGCAGCGTATTATGCGGGGTGATTGGATGGAATGGATCATGGAGTGGGTGCGGGGGCTTGCGTTTTATCTGATCCTCATGACAGTGGTTTTAAACCTTCTGCCGGATAAGACGTATGAAAAGTATCTGCGGCTCTTTACCGGCATGGTTTTTATCCTGTTAGTGTTCCGGCCATTTGCCGACCTCACAGGGCTTGAGGCGCGCATGGCAGGAGCCTTTGAGCGGATCACGTTCCAAAACGACGCAAAGCTTTTAAAGCGGGAAATTATGGAGGCGGAAGAGGTACGGCTTAAAAAGCTTACGGAGAGCTTTCAGGCCGCGGTGGAGCTGGATTTAAAAACCATGGCGGAGGGGAGCGGCCTTGTCTGCAAAAGCGTGGAGATTGCGCTCAATGAAGATGGGGAGAGCGAAAACTTCGGTGCCCTTTTGTCAGTGAAGATGAAAGCAGCTCTTTTGGGAGGCGGCGAAAGCCTATCAAGAGAAGAAGAGGAAAACCACCGCATGGAAGCGAACCGGGAGATTGCCGGGCTCAGGAAACGGATAGGAGAGTATTATGGACTGGAAGAAGGATTTATTGAAATCAGGCTGGAAGCTCAATAAAGAAAAGTTAATTTTCCTGTTCTGTTCAGGGCTTCTTTTGTTTATCATCGCCCTGCCGACGGGAAATGGGGAAAAGGAGGAGAAAACTGCCGGACAGATGCAGGAGATAAAGACGCAGGAAGCCGGCACGGCCGTTTCGGACGGCGACAGCGAGTATGAAAAGGAGTTGGAGGACAGAATCCGCGCGATTTTAAGCCAGGTGGAAGGCGTCGGGGAAGTGGACGTGATGGTGGTGTTAAAGTCCTCGGAGGAGAAAGTCTTCCATGTGGATAA comes from the Eubacteriaceae bacterium Marseille-Q4139 genome and includes:
- a CDS encoding stage III sporulation protein AG, which translates into the protein MDWKKDLLKSGWKLNKEKLIFLFCSGLLLFIIALPTGNGEKEEKTAGQMQEIKTQEAGTAVSDGDSEYEKELEDRIRAILSQVEGVGEVDVMVVLKSSEEKVFHVDKTMSSSVTEESEPDGTQRLSRQQESAESTVMGGSGTDGGPIVEKELKPELSGIVISADGGGSTAVKAEISEAMEALFGLPAHKIKVLKRVKKGV
- a CDS encoding HD domain-containing protein, with protein sequence MKKQGFLLEFQRYLSKIQDEKLRFAVQAVWENLFNKSEWNSIYDIPSGINCTAISLVKHTCNVTEYAVNLAEVYGKGYKELDIDRDCLIAGCLLHDVGKILEYHPVVGGVQKTEEGRLYADQFFGINEAFRQEIPVEVIHMIISNSEKTGRIPTTPEALILYFCERIDEDICSKMAGLPLRAKDKNYLITHTE
- a CDS encoding stage III sporulation protein AE, which codes for MKKRRWIFLWSMTFFVFLIAVSPMKVRGEEIGFSLEDFDVSEIQEYLDESLGAENGISFGELMKSLMDGDFQTAASGLLENGKGALFSEIRTNMGLMAKLAVLAVIGAIFSNFSGIFGSGQVSETGFYVVYLLAMTFLSASFFASVSVADQVFENILEFMRVLLPAYFMAAAMAGGAVTSSAMCTVTFAAIGAVQAVFSGFLIPLMKVYMMLALAGNLYKEDMISRMTSLLRQFILWTLKTMVGLILGFHLIQGLVLPQADALKNASAMRLVELIPGVGAGAGAVSQIVMGSGILIKNTAGAAGVIVLLVLAAVPVIKLTVLMALYYGTAAVIQPVCDKRLSACISEVAGGHGILLKMVGYSLVLFVLTIAILCISTNAAYYAG
- a CDS encoding AbrB/MazE/SpoVT family DNA-binding domain-containing protein, with the protein product MNLAKISANGQITVPVEIRRQLGLKSGDKILFLQKQNGEIVVSNASAAAIRKAQVAFAGAAETMGISSEEDIQALVDEVRYGKER
- a CDS encoding stage III sporulation protein AF, whose product is MEWIMEWVRGLAFYLILMTVVLNLLPDKTYEKYLRLFTGMVFILLVFRPFADLTGLEARMAGAFERITFQNDAKLLKREIMEAEEVRLKKLTESFQAAVELDLKTMAEGSGLVCKSVEIALNEDGESENFGALLSVKMKAALLGGGESLSREEEENHRMEANREIAGLRKRIGEYYGLEEGFIEIRLEAQ
- the spoIIIAC gene encoding stage III sporulation protein AC translates to MGVNLIFKIAAVGILVSVICQVLKHSGREDQAFLTSLAGLVLVLFWIVPYIYELFETIKTLFAL
- a CDS encoding putative toxin-antitoxin system toxin component, PIN family; its protein translation is MRILIDTNILFSALVFPHSKPAKTLLYVADNHEIVLCDRNITELRDILGRKAPEYLPDAEVLLAEMSYELIPAVDHAEKLIRDAKDQPILNAAIVSDVDIILTGDKDFLSLDIEHPKCMTVAQFLEKEGAEV
- a CDS encoding stage III sporulation protein AB → MRYLGIALMAASLTGAGFLAAGRLRERFEILLLFKKLAYALKGEILYSNSTLSEALFEVGRRFLEGRSGHLKEPGLFFLRVKERMEKERGTPFFVLWKEEAGKFPADFPMEKADMQALCGLGETLGYADRDMQERTLLLYLEQLEDSMAYLKKEMDARMKLLKSLGAAAGLFLAVIML
- a CDS encoding TRAP transporter large permease subunit yields the protein MEIGYSVICFGVYLVVVVLCMLALKKSIITSLLAGWIVLLFMSGRNFAVYAVDSVKYSFTQENEFALIMFGLMGFLMERTGMVGRIVNILNSIFGRLRGGAGYVNVLGSAAYGVCAGSVMGGCATIGAVTIPWMNETGFSREDSSIIATGNAGLTSVIPPSSSFAIILSWPIFVSMGLASGKMYLAGLICGFYLVILRLVQSAYIVRRAGIPKPSKESIPALGPTFRKNWTGLTMFLGTIIPVMVTTGAFNTWLKAQETWGSAGNGAVSLMTWLPMMICVVIIIEGWAYLPHSISGWAELLGSSIGRFKELGSTLLLGYFAARVLSKMGLAEEMGTLFASMNVNKLLLIFVILAIIFLAAGPLSPTVIMNSIGPIAFSGLIAAGVNPYAAGASILGLATMGSCIPPSTPALYVAGGIAGLEDVKSCFKDLIFLYAVPSFILVYFYCVGIIPGFVAA
- a CDS encoding DJ-1/PfpI family protein, whose translation is MEKEKMTKKVMVILADGCEESEAATIIDVMRRAGFRCDGVSICGEIVRCQHGMRLLADQVLTDSLKEYETYDAVILPGGWSGTDNMKADERLLKLLQFYADASDRYLAAMCAAPSVLAFAGVTRGKTLTSYPDPKLESLFTDANYVTDTVVVDEKGRLITSRGPGTVLPFSFAVVDALGGDSKTIKERFLYSELKNCIE
- a CDS encoding stage III sporulation protein AD, producing the protein MTIVQAAVMGIAAVVLAVQIKPLKGEYSVYLILTAALVIGFLGISRLDIILETAREIGSYIQVQNIYLGTLLKMVGITYIAEFAAGICKDAGFFSLGTQIQMFGKLSILAVSAPVLLALLETLKVFME
- a CDS encoding nucleoside recognition protein, with the translated sequence MSINSIMPAMILGYVLIQFLKLSGLMDVISVVFQPFMGVFGLPGAAVAVLVAAFFAKASGCSMAALMYAEGTLTLGHCAILMPACMLMGTLIGGYARIILVAGANKKYHGILFLLPLIDAAAAMLIMRFVVATAGI
- the spoIIIAA gene encoding stage III sporulation protein AA codes for the protein MEAADLKKYLERAAGTAGLQEIRIRAGQPVFLIIDGAEWVLGEQGLLSGSGAKTAPRAEKRILKELLEIFARHSLYAYEDEIRQGFLTIEGGHRVGLCGKAVLEGDKVRTIKEISSLNIRIAHEKKGCADAVFPYLFENGGLVNTLLVSPPGAGKTTMLRDMIRQVSDGSRYGPGRSVAVVDERSELAACFLGQPQCDLGMRTDVLDGCPKAVGMMMAIRSMAPYAVAVDEIGTKEDLEALRQASNCGCRILATVHGSSVFDLTNKPVISEMVREKVFARYVVLGKNPHPGTVIGIYDENRRELINDEVSWDCADGRVLNRGRFPRGRAPAGAV